One genomic region from Thermomicrobium sp. 4228-Ro encodes:
- a CDS encoding metal ABC transporter permease — protein sequence MSGVVDLLLEPLRYGFLLRALVAALLVGAICALVGSYVVLKGLAFIGDALAHVAFTGIVVAFLAGFSFYVGALAAAVAAGLGIGWVTRRIGLSTDTAIGIVFSGVFALGVVLMAIGIRTYTVDLFSYVFGDILAVRARDLWMIGTAGALVLTVMVVFYKELLFAHFDPVVAEAAGLPVGALQLLLLLLLSITVVVSVQAVGVVLVLAMLVTPAATAALVARRMPSMMTLAVLFGAVAALVGFYLSYYLSVPSGGAIVLVATMLFLLVAAMVRGRGAWRRLMAARS from the coding sequence ATGAGCGGAGTTGTTGATCTCCTGCTCGAGCCGCTGCGCTACGGCTTCCTGCTCCGCGCGTTGGTAGCAGCACTCCTGGTCGGCGCGATCTGTGCGCTAGTCGGGAGCTACGTGGTCCTCAAAGGTCTCGCCTTCATCGGCGATGCGCTGGCTCATGTGGCCTTCACCGGTATCGTCGTCGCCTTTCTGGCTGGGTTCAGCTTCTACGTCGGGGCGCTGGCAGCAGCGGTCGCAGCCGGGCTCGGCATCGGTTGGGTGACGCGGCGGATCGGACTGAGTACCGATACGGCGATCGGGATCGTCTTCAGTGGGGTATTCGCCCTGGGCGTCGTCCTCATGGCGATCGGTATCCGCACCTACACGGTCGACCTCTTCAGCTATGTCTTCGGCGACATCCTGGCGGTGCGGGCGCGCGATCTGTGGATGATCGGGACAGCAGGGGCGTTGGTGCTCACCGTCATGGTCGTGTTTTATAAGGAACTCCTGTTCGCCCACTTCGATCCGGTCGTGGCTGAGGCGGCGGGGCTGCCGGTGGGCGCCCTGCAACTGCTCCTCTTGCTGCTGCTCTCGATCACTGTCGTCGTCTCCGTGCAAGCGGTCGGTGTGGTGCTGGTACTGGCGATGCTCGTGACGCCCGCTGCGACGGCTGCACTGGTCGCGCGGCGCATGCCGAGCATGATGACGCTGGCGGTGCTGTTCGGTGCTGTCGCGGCGCTGGTGGGGTTCTACCTGAGCTACTACCTGAGCGTTCCCTCCGGCGGTGCGATCGTCCTGGTCGCGACCATGCTCTTCCTCCTGGTCGCAGCGATGGTGCGCGGGCGCGGTGCCTGGCGGCGGTTGATGGCCGCGCGGAGCTGA
- a CDS encoding SaoD/DsrE family protein, translating to MRVAYVFATPRAASYKLGQMILPQLEAGTHGVEVVGMFFFDDNVFVLRRGDPIGERLARVAKERGIVLMMCDMCALERHLAEGQPRWCDPVTGQGRAEPADCRPVDTVEGVQVGCFPDLSAALAQHPPDQVITL from the coding sequence ATGCGAGTCGCCTATGTCTTCGCGACGCCACGAGCGGCGAGCTACAAACTCGGTCAGATGATCCTGCCCCAGTTGGAGGCGGGAACGCACGGTGTCGAGGTGGTCGGGATGTTCTTCTTCGATGACAACGTCTTCGTCCTCCGTCGTGGGGATCCGATCGGCGAGCGACTGGCGCGGGTAGCCAAGGAGCGCGGCATCGTGCTCATGATGTGCGACATGTGCGCGCTGGAGCGACACCTGGCGGAGGGACAGCCACGCTGGTGCGACCCGGTGACGGGCCAGGGCCGGGCCGAGCCGGCCGACTGCCGGCCGGTCGATACGGTCGAGGGGGTGCAGGTCGGTTGCTTTCCCGATCTCTCTGCGGCACTGGCGCAGCATCCGCCGGATCAGGTGATCACGCTGTGA
- a CDS encoding DUF6069 family protein → MLIWRSGVLAAVIAAIINAFLWLIARAVGVSLRVQPPGQTESEVGLPQVVVLTVVPILVGTAFYSFLRRRTQRPFLLFLILAALVFVVLLVPPFAATERPGTRFLLILMHVVATLAVLAGVYRFEQQRSRL, encoded by the coding sequence ATGCTCATCTGGCGCTCCGGTGTGCTCGCTGCAGTCATCGCAGCCATCATCAACGCGTTCCTCTGGCTCATCGCTCGTGCGGTGGGTGTCTCGCTGCGCGTCCAGCCGCCGGGCCAGACGGAAAGCGAGGTAGGGCTCCCCCAAGTAGTCGTCCTGACTGTGGTGCCGATCCTGGTCGGGACGGCTTTCTACAGCTTCCTACGACGCCGGACACAACGCCCTTTCCTGCTCTTTCTCATTCTGGCAGCGCTCGTCTTTGTCGTTCTCCTCGTCCCACCGTTCGCTGCCACCGAGCGTCCCGGAACCCGTTTTCTCCTCATCCTCATGCACGTCGTGGCCACCCTCGCTGTGCTGGCCGGTGTCTACCGGTTCGAACAGCAGCGCTCGCGGTTGTAG
- a CDS encoding nitrous oxide reductase accessory protein NosL, producing MTRRAFLALALAHLAAAACRKRGELTPPDIRYGRDTCAECGMIISDPRFAAAAAAAKGDAVLFDDIGCLLRYREKQPPQWVAVWVHDYETEAWLNAERAWYLVSPALRSPMGYGIAAFSSVDAARSREAALNGALLSWNDLSQHPIERPR from the coding sequence ATGACCCGCCGCGCGTTTCTCGCTCTCGCGCTCGCCCATCTCGCAGCAGCTGCCTGTCGAAAGCGGGGCGAGCTCACCCCGCCCGACATCCGCTACGGGCGAGATACCTGTGCCGAGTGCGGGATGATCATTTCCGACCCTCGCTTCGCCGCGGCTGCCGCAGCAGCCAAAGGAGACGCTGTCTTGTTCGACGACATCGGCTGCCTCTTGCGCTACCGGGAGAAGCAGCCGCCCCAGTGGGTCGCGGTGTGGGTCCACGATTACGAGACCGAAGCCTGGTTGAACGCTGAACGTGCCTGGTATCTGGTCAGCCCGGCGCTCCGCTCGCCGATGGGCTACGGGATCGCTGCCTTTTCGTCAGTGGACGCTGCCCGGAGCCGCGAGGCAGCGCTCAACGGTGCACTTCTCAGCTGGAATGACCTCTCGCAACACCCGATCGAGCGGCCGCGCTGA
- a CDS encoding ABC transporter permease encodes MGGNTLTVLTRKELRDALRNRWLLADAAALLLLSTALSLLVYLTGAASPVSGFGRTAASLVNVMLLLVPLMGLTLGGLALAGDRERGALEFWLTQPIGTGTYFAAKAIGLGGALAAAVMIGFGASAVLLLLVGATDPFAYLLLAGLTVLLAWASLTLGLFLSSHCARTSTAVSLALSLWLVMVFLGDLGLMGTALAVRLPPSWLLALALANPVEAYRIAALRSLAGSLELLGPAGLYADERLGGTLLLVLSGVLFAWIIASAVAAYMMLRREVLR; translated from the coding sequence ATGGGTGGTAACACGCTCACCGTACTCACACGCAAGGAACTGCGCGATGCGCTCCGCAACCGCTGGTTACTCGCCGACGCTGCGGCGTTACTCCTCCTGAGCACGGCACTCTCGCTGCTCGTCTATCTCACCGGTGCGGCCAGTCCAGTGAGCGGTTTCGGCCGCACCGCAGCAAGCCTCGTCAACGTCATGCTTCTCCTGGTTCCCCTGATGGGGCTCACCCTCGGTGGTCTGGCACTGGCGGGGGACCGCGAGCGGGGCGCGCTCGAATTCTGGCTCACGCAGCCGATCGGGACCGGCACCTACTTCGCAGCGAAAGCGATCGGGCTCGGTGGCGCACTGGCAGCAGCAGTCATGATCGGCTTCGGTGCAAGTGCAGTGCTCCTCTTGCTGGTCGGTGCAACTGATCCATTCGCTTACCTCCTCCTTGCCGGGCTGACGGTCCTGCTCGCCTGGGCCTCCCTCACGCTGGGACTGTTCCTCTCCAGCCACTGTGCCCGGACGAGCACTGCTGTCAGCCTGGCACTCAGCCTGTGGCTCGTCATGGTTTTTCTCGGTGACCTCGGGCTGATGGGCACGGCGCTGGCTGTTCGCCTACCACCGAGCTGGTTGCTGGCTCTCGCGCTCGCGAACCCCGTCGAGGCGTACCGTATCGCTGCGCTTCGCTCGCTGGCTGGTTCGCTGGAGCTGCTCGGCCCGGCCGGACTCTATGCTGACGAGCGGCTCGGCGGCACCCTGCTGCTCGTTCTGTCCGGTGTCCTGTTCGCCTGGATCATCGCGAGCGCGGTCGCGGCCTACATGATGCTCCGCCGGGAGGTGCTGCGATGA
- the nosD gene encoding nitrous oxide reductase family maturation protein NosD produces the protein MRRLVLAAVLVLTAVFSRSTTPDARADELVVCPTCPLHDLSATIATIPPGSTIRVRGGNYLGPIVLDRPLTLIGEDWPVIDGKGTGTVVRITAPDVHLQGFVIRGSGTSHDHEDSGILVQAPRVAIVGNHVLDSLFGIQLLDAPDGLVQDNLVIGKPLPEPQRGDGIKLWYSPRARVLENHVQDSRDVLVWYSDGTLVQGNRIERGRYGVHVMYSNESTVERNILRDNSVGIYFMYGARQTVRYNAFLHNRGPSGYGLALKETDGATIEGNLMLHNRVGLYLDNSPLSDNTSNRISGNWIAYNDIGLLVTPATRRNLITANVFLENLEQAAPQGGGTLAQIAWAENGRGNFWSDYVGYDTDRDGIGDLPYTSRALSSVLTDREPLLAFFRFSLAMTALDLAVRTVPVFQPPPRFADPAPLVQPMDWPPVPWQAGSPSRSGALLPLSVVTVLLLFFALGLRRPWPAAVAATHTRMRTGMPVSTIDKQTAISTTVASGELAGAAPIIDVHDLTKRFADRVVLDRVSFSVFPGEAIALWGPNGAGKTTILRCLLGRTTFEGVVNVFGRSPLREGPAVRARIGYVPQQLPLLDLSVSELVLTIAQLRGEPLEQAWQRLERFGLQQVWWQPVRTLSGGMQQRLALALATIGDPPLLLLDEPTANLDTAAREDLLTILEQLRDSGRTIVFASHRPDDIWRLATRVLRIEAGRVVAEVPVTRRLQQDGQVLLVLNLEPDTLQPAWHLLTAHGFTVYRDGQQLRLVVPASRKGEPFFVLARVGIAVQDFHLEESDGW, from the coding sequence ATGCGCCGGCTCGTCCTCGCGGCCGTGTTGGTGCTGACCGCAGTGTTCAGCCGCTCGACGACACCGGACGCTCGGGCTGATGAACTCGTCGTCTGTCCCACCTGCCCGCTGCACGACCTTTCGGCCACGATCGCGACCATACCGCCCGGTTCGACGATCCGGGTACGTGGCGGGAACTACCTCGGGCCGATCGTCCTCGACCGACCATTGACCCTGATCGGCGAAGACTGGCCGGTCATCGATGGCAAGGGAACCGGTACGGTCGTCCGTATCACCGCGCCGGATGTTCACCTCCAAGGGTTCGTCATCCGCGGGAGCGGCACGAGCCACGACCATGAGGATAGCGGCATCCTCGTCCAGGCACCGCGTGTGGCGATCGTCGGCAATCACGTGCTCGATAGTCTTTTCGGTATTCAGCTCCTCGATGCACCGGATGGTCTCGTCCAGGACAACCTGGTCATCGGCAAGCCACTGCCCGAACCGCAGCGCGGTGACGGCATCAAGCTGTGGTACAGCCCGCGAGCTCGCGTCCTCGAGAATCACGTCCAGGACAGTCGCGACGTCCTCGTCTGGTACTCCGACGGCACGCTCGTGCAGGGCAATCGCATCGAACGCGGCCGGTACGGGGTACACGTTATGTACTCGAACGAGAGCACAGTGGAACGGAACATCCTGCGCGACAACTCGGTCGGAATCTACTTCATGTACGGCGCACGTCAGACCGTCCGCTACAATGCCTTCCTCCACAACCGCGGACCCTCTGGCTACGGTCTGGCACTCAAAGAGACCGACGGCGCGACCATCGAGGGGAACCTGATGCTGCACAACCGTGTCGGTCTCTACCTCGACAACTCACCGCTCTCCGACAACACGTCGAATCGGATCAGCGGGAACTGGATCGCCTACAACGACATCGGGCTTCTGGTGACGCCAGCGACACGACGCAACCTCATCACTGCCAACGTCTTCCTCGAGAACCTCGAACAAGCGGCTCCCCAAGGTGGTGGCACCCTTGCGCAGATCGCTTGGGCGGAAAACGGACGCGGCAACTTCTGGAGCGACTACGTCGGATACGATACCGATCGCGACGGCATCGGCGATCTTCCCTACACCAGCCGGGCACTGTCCAGCGTGCTCACCGACCGCGAGCCACTCCTCGCGTTCTTCCGGTTCAGCCTGGCGATGACCGCGCTCGACCTCGCCGTCCGCACGGTCCCTGTCTTCCAACCACCACCCCGGTTCGCCGATCCCGCTCCGCTCGTACAGCCGATGGACTGGCCACCGGTACCGTGGCAGGCGGGGTCACCAAGCCGATCAGGGGCGCTCCTCCCACTCAGCGTCGTCACTGTGCTCCTCCTCTTCTTCGCCCTCGGGCTGCGCCGACCGTGGCCGGCGGCAGTTGCAGCGACGCATACCCGCATGCGCACAGGGATGCCGGTATCGACGATCGATAAGCAGACCGCGATCTCGACGACCGTCGCGAGTGGTGAGCTCGCCGGAGCAGCGCCGATCATCGACGTACACGATCTCACCAAGCGCTTCGCTGACCGGGTCGTGCTGGACCGGGTGAGCTTCAGCGTGTTCCCCGGTGAAGCCATCGCCCTTTGGGGGCCGAACGGTGCTGGGAAGACGACGATCCTCCGCTGCCTCCTCGGACGGACGACGTTCGAGGGCGTGGTGAACGTCTTCGGGCGCTCGCCGTTGCGCGAGGGACCGGCAGTGCGAGCGCGTATCGGTTACGTCCCGCAGCAGCTACCGCTTCTCGATCTCTCGGTCAGCGAACTCGTGCTGACCATCGCCCAACTCCGCGGTGAGCCTCTTGAACAGGCTTGGCAGCGGCTCGAGCGCTTCGGCCTCCAGCAGGTCTGGTGGCAACCGGTGCGGACGCTCTCCGGCGGCATGCAACAGCGTCTCGCGCTCGCCTTGGCGACGATCGGTGACCCGCCGTTGCTCTTACTCGACGAGCCGACAGCCAATCTGGACACCGCAGCACGGGAAGACCTCCTGACCATCCTCGAGCAACTGCGCGACAGCGGACGCACGATCGTGTTCGCCTCGCACCGGCCGGACGACATCTGGCGACTGGCGACGCGGGTGTTGCGCATCGAGGCCGGTCGCGTGGTCGCTGAGGTACCAGTGACCCGGCGGCTGCAGCAGGACGGGCAGGTCCTGCTCGTACTCAATCTGGAACCGGACACCCTGCAGCCCGCCTGGCACCTCCTCACTGCGCACGGATTCACCGTGTACCGGGATGGCCAGCAGTTGCGCCTCGTCGTCCCAGCGAGCCGCAAGGGCGAACCGTTCTTCGTCCTCGCACGAGTCGGTATCGCCGTACAGGATTTCCATCTGGAGGAGTCCGATGGGTGGTAA
- a CDS encoding cytochrome C: MTVSTTQVIPRTGIRQALVTAISRIDDRVPFLVAAVALAASLALPYWHMTLLAPQYPGGLRVWIYLTKLAGDVQEVNGLNHYIGMMKLEEAATFERAIAPYGVAALAALALLAAVVRRRWTAWLSLLVVVFPLIFIADLQYWLWYFGHHLDPHAALSSAIKPFTPPVLGTGRVGQFVVETRFGSGLYLAVLAALSTIVGVFARLRGPVQRG, translated from the coding sequence ATGACCGTTTCGACGACGCAGGTCATACCCCGAACCGGAATCCGCCAGGCACTCGTCACCGCGATCTCCCGCATCGACGATCGAGTGCCGTTCCTCGTGGCAGCTGTCGCGCTCGCCGCCTCGCTGGCACTCCCGTATTGGCACATGACGCTCCTGGCGCCGCAGTATCCCGGCGGGCTACGGGTGTGGATCTACCTCACGAAGCTCGCCGGTGACGTCCAGGAGGTCAACGGGCTCAACCACTACATCGGCATGATGAAGCTCGAAGAGGCCGCCACCTTCGAGCGGGCCATCGCACCCTACGGTGTCGCTGCCCTGGCAGCGCTGGCGCTGCTGGCTGCCGTCGTGCGACGCCGCTGGACGGCCTGGCTCTCCCTGCTGGTCGTCGTGTTCCCGCTCATCTTCATCGCCGACTTGCAGTACTGGCTGTGGTACTTCGGCCACCATCTCGACCCGCACGCCGCACTCTCCAGCGCGATCAAACCGTTCACGCCACCGGTGCTGGGTACCGGCCGCGTCGGTCAGTTCGTCGTCGAGACCCGCTTCGGCAGTGGCCTCTACCTCGCTGTGCTCGCTGCACTGAGCACGATCGTCGGTGTCTTCGCTCGCCTGCGCGGGCCAGTGCAACGGGGGTGA
- the nosZ gene encoding Sec-dependent nitrous-oxide reductase, with amino-acid sequence MSEQSNRPPIAQRKVSRRGLLGAAAGVSAGALLASCNLLQRGQEAPKLGATADEIIKQRQLTPEDVTAALMTYVPSGKYDEYLMFSSTGHGGQVLVHGLPSMRLLKVIAVFAPEPWQGYGYGGSTNEVLEGGYFHGKPILWGDTHHPALSETNGEYDGQFLFINDKANGRIAVVDLRDFETKQIVKNPLLVNEHGGCFVTPNTEYVLEADQYSVPLGGVYAPITEYKEKYRGVLTFWKFDRAKGRIVPEQSFAIETPPYWHDLADAGKGPSHGWAFWNSINTELAFPGIREGRPAMEIAASQRDMDYLHVVNWKKAEELVAAGKYEEINGFKVIRMDVAAKEGVLFLIPEPKSPHGVDVTPGGDYIVVAGKLDPHVTVYSFAKIQQAIQAGKWDTDEYGIPVLPFEQCLEAQVELGLGPLHTQFDDQGYAYTSLFLDSAVAKWALGKPYREDGWKLVEKLPVQYNIGHLAAAEGDTAKPAGRFLVAHNKWSVDRYASIGPLLPQNAQLISIAPDQPMRVLYDCPIGIGEPHYAQIIKRERIKAWEIYPEVGWNPHTQSVDPNAVLKVGDERIERRGKTVEIWGVLLRSQIRPDLIEVEQGDEVIWHLTNIERAKDATHGFALGGYNINLSLEPGETQTIRFVADMPGTFPFYCTEFCSALHLEMMGYFLVKPT; translated from the coding sequence ATGAGCGAGCAGAGCAACCGACCACCGATCGCCCAGCGCAAGGTGAGCCGCCGCGGCCTTCTCGGTGCAGCAGCCGGGGTTTCGGCCGGTGCCTTGCTGGCCAGCTGCAATCTGCTCCAGCGGGGCCAGGAGGCACCGAAACTCGGAGCGACAGCCGATGAGATCATCAAGCAGCGACAGCTGACCCCGGAGGACGTGACGGCCGCGCTCATGACCTACGTGCCCTCGGGGAAGTACGACGAGTACCTCATGTTCTCCTCGACCGGCCACGGTGGGCAGGTTCTGGTGCACGGCTTGCCCTCGATGCGCCTGCTCAAGGTGATCGCCGTCTTCGCCCCCGAACCCTGGCAGGGCTACGGCTACGGTGGCTCCACCAACGAGGTGCTGGAAGGCGGCTATTTCCACGGCAAGCCGATCCTCTGGGGCGATACGCACCACCCGGCCCTGAGCGAGACCAACGGCGAGTACGACGGGCAGTTCCTCTTCATCAACGACAAAGCGAATGGGCGCATCGCCGTCGTCGACCTGCGCGACTTCGAGACGAAGCAGATCGTCAAGAACCCGCTGCTCGTCAACGAGCACGGTGGCTGCTTCGTGACACCCAACACCGAGTACGTGCTGGAAGCCGACCAGTATTCGGTACCGCTCGGTGGCGTGTACGCGCCGATCACGGAATACAAGGAAAAGTATCGCGGTGTGCTGACATTCTGGAAGTTCGACCGCGCGAAGGGTCGTATCGTCCCCGAGCAGTCGTTCGCGATCGAGACACCGCCCTATTGGCACGACCTCGCCGATGCCGGGAAGGGGCCGTCGCACGGCTGGGCCTTCTGGAACTCGATCAACACCGAGCTGGCGTTCCCCGGCATCCGCGAAGGCCGACCGGCCATGGAGATCGCCGCCTCGCAGCGCGATATGGACTATCTCCATGTCGTCAACTGGAAGAAGGCCGAAGAACTCGTCGCAGCCGGGAAGTACGAGGAGATCAACGGCTTCAAGGTGATCCGCATGGACGTCGCCGCCAAGGAAGGCGTCCTCTTCCTGATTCCGGAGCCGAAGAGCCCGCACGGTGTGGACGTGACGCCAGGTGGGGACTATATCGTCGTGGCAGGGAAGCTCGACCCGCACGTGACGGTCTACAGCTTCGCCAAGATCCAGCAGGCGATTCAGGCCGGCAAGTGGGACACTGACGAGTACGGCATCCCGGTGCTTCCCTTCGAGCAGTGCCTCGAAGCCCAGGTCGAACTCGGCCTCGGCCCGCTCCACACCCAGTTCGACGATCAGGGTTACGCCTATACGAGCTTGTTCCTGGACAGTGCCGTCGCCAAGTGGGCACTCGGGAAGCCGTACCGGGAGGACGGCTGGAAGCTGGTCGAGAAGTTGCCTGTCCAGTACAACATCGGGCACCTCGCTGCAGCCGAGGGCGATACCGCTAAGCCGGCTGGCCGCTTCCTCGTCGCGCACAACAAGTGGTCGGTCGACCGCTACGCCAGCATCGGCCCGCTCCTGCCGCAGAACGCCCAGCTCATCTCGATCGCGCCCGATCAGCCGATGCGCGTCCTCTACGACTGCCCGATCGGGATCGGCGAGCCGCACTACGCCCAGATCATCAAGCGGGAGCGGATCAAGGCCTGGGAGATCTATCCAGAGGTCGGCTGGAACCCGCATACCCAGAGCGTCGATCCCAACGCCGTCCTCAAGGTCGGTGACGAGCGGATCGAGCGGCGCGGCAAGACGGTCGAGATCTGGGGCGTGCTCCTGCGCAGCCAGATCCGGCCCGACCTCATCGAAGTCGAGCAGGGCGACGAGGTGATCTGGCACCTCACCAATATCGAGCGGGCCAAGGACGCGACGCACGGCTTCGCGCTCGGCGGCTACAACATCAACCTGAGCCTCGAGCCGGGCGAGACGCAGACGATCCGCTTCGTCGCTGACATGCCGGGTACCTTCCCCTTCTACTGCACCGAGTTCTGCTCGGCTCTGCACCTCGAGATGATGGGCTACTTCCTGGTGAAGCCGACCTGA
- a CDS encoding uracil-DNA glycosylase, with protein sequence MPSALDVLAQEVVACQRCPRLVAYREAIARHKRRAYRDEEYWGRPVPGFGDPQARLVVIGLAPAAHGGNRTGRMFTGDSSGDWLYRALYRAGFASQPVSRSRDDGLELRDAYVTAACRCAPPDNRPTRQELAACQPYLVRELQLLERARVLVCLGQIAFAAALAALRNLGAGAPVPVDETATRPPRFRHGAVYRWETVPAREHGFWLVASYHPSRRNTQTGLLSEAMFDAVFARARELLGDDGRQSS encoded by the coding sequence ATGCCGAGCGCACTCGATGTCTTGGCCCAGGAGGTCGTTGCTTGCCAGCGCTGCCCCCGGTTGGTGGCCTATCGCGAGGCGATCGCACGCCACAAGCGCCGTGCCTACCGCGACGAGGAGTACTGGGGGCGGCCGGTGCCTGGCTTCGGCGATCCGCAGGCGCGTCTCGTTGTGATCGGCCTCGCGCCGGCAGCGCACGGTGGCAACCGCACCGGGCGGATGTTCACCGGCGACAGCTCGGGGGACTGGCTCTACCGCGCGCTCTATCGCGCTGGGTTCGCCAGCCAGCCGGTCAGCCGTTCCCGCGACGACGGGCTGGAACTCCGCGATGCCTACGTCACTGCCGCGTGCCGCTGTGCGCCACCGGACAACCGTCCGACGCGCCAGGAGCTCGCTGCCTGCCAGCCGTATCTCGTGCGGGAGCTGCAACTCCTCGAGCGCGCACGCGTGCTCGTCTGCCTCGGCCAGATCGCGTTCGCGGCGGCACTGGCCGCGCTGCGGAACCTGGGTGCCGGAGCACCGGTACCGGTCGACGAGACTGCGACCAGGCCGCCGCGTTTCCGGCACGGTGCGGTCTACCGCTGGGAGACGGTGCCAGCGCGCGAGCATGGTTTCTGGCTCGTCGCCAGCTACCACCCGAGCCGCCGCAATACGCAGACCGGGCTCCTCAGCGAAGCCATGTTCGATGCGGTCTTCGCGCGAGCGCGGGAACTCCTCGGTGATGACGGTCGTCAGTCCAGTTGA
- a CDS encoding TrpB-like pyridoxal phosphate-dependent enzyme, producing MTAGETVKFVLTEADLPTHWYNLTADLSSAPPPPIHPATGEPVGPGDLEPLFPMELILQEVTQERWVEIPGPVLDVYRLWRPTPLFRARRLERVLGTPARIYYKYEGVSPAGSHKPNTAVAQAYYNKQAGVKRLTTETGAGQWGSSLAMACAFFDLELKVYMVRASYLQKPYRRILMETWGAQCVPSPSPDTASGRRFYEQDPNHPGSLGIAISEAVEDAASRADTKYSLGSVLNHVLLHQTVIGLEAQRQFELAGDYPDVIFGCVGGGSNFAGLTFPFVRDKLQGKDVRIVAVEPTACPSLTRGVYTYDFGDTARTTPLLKMHTLGHTFIPASIHAGGLRYHGMAPLVSHLYEQGLIEAIALPQTKVFEGAVLFARAEGIVPAPESAHAVRAAIDEARRCAETGEEKAILIGLSGHGHFDLAAYEAYLAGKLEDYEYPEEAVQAALADLPPVAR from the coding sequence GTGACTGCTGGAGAAACCGTGAAGTTCGTGCTGACCGAGGCCGACCTTCCGACCCACTGGTACAACCTGACTGCCGACTTGTCGAGTGCGCCCCCGCCACCCATCCATCCCGCGACCGGTGAGCCGGTCGGGCCGGGCGACCTCGAGCCGCTGTTCCCGATGGAGCTGATCCTCCAGGAGGTCACGCAGGAGCGGTGGGTGGAGATTCCCGGGCCGGTGCTCGACGTCTACCGGCTCTGGCGTCCCACGCCGCTGTTCCGGGCGCGGCGGCTCGAGCGGGTGCTCGGTACACCAGCGCGCATCTACTACAAGTACGAGGGCGTGAGCCCAGCGGGCAGCCACAAGCCGAATACCGCGGTCGCTCAGGCCTACTACAACAAGCAGGCCGGGGTGAAGCGCCTCACCACCGAGACCGGAGCAGGGCAGTGGGGAAGCTCGCTGGCGATGGCCTGTGCCTTCTTCGACCTCGAACTCAAGGTGTACATGGTGCGGGCCAGTTACCTCCAAAAGCCGTACCGGCGGATCCTGATGGAGACCTGGGGCGCCCAGTGCGTGCCGAGCCCCAGCCCGGATACCGCGTCCGGTCGCCGCTTCTACGAGCAGGACCCGAACCATCCGGGCAGCCTGGGTATCGCCATCTCGGAAGCGGTCGAGGACGCCGCCTCGCGGGCCGACACCAAGTACTCGCTGGGCAGCGTGCTCAACCACGTGCTGCTGCACCAGACGGTGATCGGCCTGGAAGCCCAGCGGCAGTTCGAGCTGGCCGGTGACTATCCCGACGTCATCTTCGGCTGTGTCGGGGGCGGCTCGAACTTCGCCGGGCTCACCTTCCCGTTCGTCCGCGACAAGCTCCAGGGCAAGGACGTGCGCATCGTCGCGGTCGAACCGACGGCCTGCCCCTCGCTGACGCGGGGCGTCTACACCTACGACTTCGGCGACACGGCGCGCACGACGCCGCTCCTCAAGATGCACACGCTCGGCCACACCTTCATTCCCGCCAGCATCCACGCCGGTGGGCTGCGCTACCACGGGATGGCACCGCTGGTCAGTCACCTCTACGAGCAGGGGCTGATCGAGGCGATCGCGCTCCCGCAGACCAAGGTGTTCGAAGGGGCGGTGCTCTTCGCACGGGCCGAGGGGATCGTCCCGGCACCGGAGTCGGCCCACGCCGTGCGGGCAGCGATCGACGAGGCACGGCGCTGCGCCGAGACCGGCGAGGAGAAGGCGATCCTGATCGGCTTGAGCGGGCACGGACACTTCGACCTCGCCGCCTACGAGGCGTACCTAGCAGGGAAGCTCGAGGACTACGAGTATCCCGAGGAGGCCGTCCAGGCCGCGCTGGCCGATCTCCCGCCGGTCGCACGGTAA